In Daucus carota subsp. sativus chromosome 4, DH1 v3.0, whole genome shotgun sequence, one DNA window encodes the following:
- the LOC108218852 gene encoding ubiquitin carboxyl-terminal hydrolase 19 isoform X4, which produces MLGRGDLGFVAVVAAVFAVIGIVIRRKWRTAAARRREVERLLVFAAEEAERAELEASVQYGAAVAKEESVSEKLVDRSECALCFSVATKFCSRCKAVRYCSGKCQIIHWRQGHKQECRPYSIVKKGNEEKFSCQKEFNQEEPRNYGDSYELDKSQYAKQVETSPGTYTDVGRSDLLHSKDDIEGEGLTVDAGSNLSEGSSEPTCTSSKASLDASVYDSDGLTRIQSAIDVLLKSESACVDMDRNRSPFAETSSNLKKSSIKSVQYKPDSSDGDSHSFSSSTSGWSVDGSSDSLSEPYTPSSGFWEGNINSRRSRNGANYDGTQSILSDFGGDVMLSPVSSMRYSADMAKSLTRGMPQQGFNSNTMISNGGPSASRTKRDSDTGLTSSTSRDAGLTSSTSRDAGHIANLSKVSDGVHGFAGSSSKSPINSTSARNGLKSTMLKVVDQLKPSKISKPYSTGLDSGTVGKYNVKGLFSYELFVKLYNWNKVDMQPCGLINCGNSCYANAVLQCLAFTPPITAYLLQRLHSKTCQNKDWCFTCEFENLIVKAREGSTPLSPIRILSHIENIGSHLDYGKEEDAHEFLRCAIDTLQSSCLKEATSKISGSLNEETTLMGLTFGGYLRSKIKCMKCGGKSERNDRIMDLTVEIDGNICTLEEALRKFTSTEILDGENKYNCSRCKSYEKAKKKLTIIEAPNVLTIALKRFQSGKFGKLSKSIEFSEILNMAPFMSSTSDTSPIYRLYGVVVHLDIMNASFSGHYICYVKNIQNKWFKIDDSSVNAVELESVLTKGAYMLLYARCSPRAPKLIRNSMVPRDPRKPKNPSLKSRSHSTGLLDSPRTNHLNYQTGEGFYQTHPSFQRVSSVLEDDSSSDNSSSIFSEAASCSTESSTKDSMSADDYFDQIFGDFGHKLNSSWWNTSDSDTSSSSSSPSPLYTKNIPYSSSDHYVPGYNEENHCSADPAASAEDGRVWANQPGKSSNLDSLKGKGSTPILYSDKTKQCREVVDSNSDFSCSRCRATNLNSIGKINPLNNVKSGISHRRYSRGQSD; this is translated from the exons ATGCTCGGGAGAGGCGATCTAGGGTTTGTGGCGGTGGTTGCGGCGGTTTTCGCGGTGATCGGGATTGTGATACGCCGGAAATGGAGGACTGCGGCGGCGAGGAGGCGGGAGGTGGAGCGGCTGTTGGTGTTCGCGGCGGAGGAGGCGGAGAGAGCGGAGTTGGAGGCTTCGGTGCAGTACGGAGCTGCGGTGGCGAAAGAGGAGAGTGTTTCGGAGAAGCTGGTGGATAGGAGTGAGTGTGCGCTTTGCTTTTCGGTGGCGACGAAGTTTTGTTCGCGGTGTAAAGCGGTTCGCTACTG CTCTGGAAAATGCCAAATAATTCACTGGAgacaaggtcacaaacaagaatGCCGTCCATATTCCATCGTTAAAAAGGGTAATGAAGAGAAATTTTCTTGTCAAAAGGAGTTCAATCAAGAAGAACCTAGGAATTATGGCGATAGCTATGAGTTAGACAAGAGTCAGTATGCTAAGCAAGTCGAAACATCTCCTGGAACTTATACAGATGTCGGTAGATCTGATCTTCTGCACAGTAAGGATGATATTGAGGGTGAAGGTCTTACAGTTGATGCGGGATCTAATTTGTCTGAGGGGAGTTCTGAACCGACTTGTACGTCCAGTAAAGCTTCGCTTGATGCTTCTGTTTACGATTCTGACGGATTAACTAGAATTCAGTCTGCCATCGATGTCTTGCTCAAGTCTGAGAGCGCATGTGTGGACATGGATCGAAATAGGTCACCATTTGCTGAGACATCATCCAATCTGAAAAAGTCGTCCATAAAGAGTGTTCAGTACAAACCAGATTCTAGTGATGGAGATAGTCATAGTTTCTCAAGCAGTACATCTGGTTGGAGTGTTGATGGTTCAAGTGATTCTCTTTCTGAACCGTATACCCCCTCCTCTGGTTTCTGGGAAGGAAATATCAACTCTAGGAGGTCTAGAAATGGTGCTAACTATGATGGCACTCAAtctattttaagtgattttggtGGAGATGTGATGTTAAGTCCTGTATCTTCTATGCGATATTCAGCTGACATGGCTAAAAGTCTTACCCGTGGCATGCCTCAACAAGGCTTCAACTCCAACACAATGATCTCTAATGGTGGTCCAAGTGCATCAAGGACCAAGAG AGATTCTGATACTGGATTGACATCCAGTACCAGTCGGGATGCAGGATTGACATCCAGTACCAGTCGGGATGCAGGTCACATAGCGAACTTGTCAAAGGTCAGTGATGGTGTTCATGGGTTTGCCGGTTCTTCCTCAAAGTCGCCAATTAATTCTACAAGTGCCAGAAATGGTTTAAAGTCAACAATGTTAAAAGTTGTTGACCAGCTCAAACCCtctaaaatttcaaaaccttatTCGACGGGGTTAGATAGTGGGACTGTGGGAAAATACAATGTCAAG GGCCTGTTTTCGTACGAACTGTTTGTCAAGCTGTACAACTGGAATAAAGTTGACATGCAACCGTGTGGGCTCATAAATTGCGGCAACAG TTGTTATGCTAATGCTGTGCTCCAGTGCTTGGCTTTCACGCCACCTATCACTGCTTATCTTTTGCAACGACTCCATTCTAAAACAT GTCAAAATAAAGATTGGTGTTTTACCTGTGAATTCGAAAATTTAATCGTGAAGGCAAGGGAAGGCAGTACTCCACTATCTCCGATTAGAATACTCTCCCATATTGAAAACATCGGGAGTCATCTTGATTATGGGAAAGAGGAGGATGCACATGAGTTTCTAAG GTGTGCCATTGATACATTACAATCCTCTTGCCTCAAGGAAGCCACCTCAAAAATCTCAGGCTCTTTGAATGAAGAAACTACTCTTATGGGCCTTACATTTGGGGGTTACCTCCGGTCCAAG ATAAAATGCATGAAATGTGGTGGCAAATCTGAGCGCAATGACAGAATAATGGACCTTACTGTTGAAATAGATGGAAACATATGTACCCTAGAAGAGGCTCTACGAAAGTTTACAAGTACTGAAATTCTTGATGGAGAAAACAAGTATAATTGCAGCAG ATGCAAATCTTATGAGAAAGCTAAAAAGAAGTTGACCATAATAGAAGCTCCTAATGTCCTGACCATTGCGTTGAAGAGATTTCAG TCAGGCAAGTTTGGAAAACTTAGCAAATCCATTGAATTCTCAGAGATTCTGAACATGGCCCCATTTATGAGCTCAACAAGTGACACGTCTCCAATATACCGGCTTTATGGAGTTGTGGTTCACTTGGATATCATGAATGCATCGTTTTCTGGTCACTATATCTGCTATGTTAAAAATATTCAGAATAAATGGTTCAAGATTGATGATAGTTCG GTGAATGCTGTGGAACTCGAGAGCGTCTTGACAAAAGGAGCATACATGCTTTTGTATGCGAG GTGTTCTCCACGGGCCCCGAAGTTAATAAGAAACTCAATGGTACCTCGTGATCCAAGAAAACCGAAGAATCCATCATTGAAGTCAAGATCCCATTCCACCGGTCTACTTGATTCTCCCAGAactaatcatttaaattatcAGACCGGTGAAGGCTTCTATCAAACTCATCCGAGTTTTCAACGGGTTTCTTCTGTTctggaggatgattcttcaagTGACAATTCTTCCTCCATATTCTCTGAGGCTGCTTCATGCAGCACTGAAAGCAGCACTAAAGACTCAATGAGCGCTGATGACTACTTTGATCAAATATTTGGTGATTTTGGACACAAATTGAACAGCTCCTGGTGGAATACATCCGACTCGgacacttcatcttcttcatcatctcCCTCCCCTCTGTACACTAAAAACATACCATACAGCAGCTCAGATCATTATGTCCCCGGATACAATGAAGAAAACCACTGTTCAGCTGATCCAGCAGCATCAGCGGAGGATGGCCGCGTTTGGGCAAATCAACCAGGCAAGAGTAGCAACTTGGACAGCTTGAAAGGTAAAGGAAGCACCCCCATTTTGTATTCTGACAAGACTAAACAATGTAGAGAAGTAGTAGATAGTAATAGTGATTTTAGCTGTAGTAGATGTAGAGCAACTAACTTGAACAGCATAGGAAAGATCAATCCCTTGAACAATGTTAAATCTGGGATATCTCACAGAAGGTATAGTAGAGGACAGTCAGATTAA
- the LOC108218852 gene encoding ubiquitin carboxyl-terminal hydrolase 19 isoform X5, giving the protein MLGRGDLGFVAVVAAVFAVIGIVIRRKWRTAAARRREVERLLVFAAEEAERAELEASVQYGAAVAKEESVSEKLVDRSECALCFSVATKFCSRCKAVRYCSGKCQIIHWRQGHKQECRPYSIVKKGNEEKFSCQKEFNQEEPRNYGDSYELDKSQYAKQVETSPGTYTDVGRSDLLHSKDDIEGEGLTVDAGSNLSEGSSEPTCTSSKASLDASVYDSDGLTRIQSAIDVLLKSESACVDMDRNRSPFAETSSNLKKSSIKSVQYKPDSSDGDSHSFSSSTSGWSVDGSSDSLSEPYTPSSGFWEGNINSRRSRNGANYDGTQSILSDFGGDVMLSPVSSMRYSADMAKSLTRGMPQQGFNSNTMISNGGPSASRTKRDSDTGLTSSTSRDAGHIANLSKVSDGVHGFAGSSSKSPINSTSARNGLKSTMLKVVDQLKPSKISKPYSTGLDSGTVGKYNVKGLFSYELFVKLYNWNKVDMQPCGLINCGNSCYANAVLQCLAFTPPITAYLLQRLHSKTCQNKDWCFTCEFENLIVKAREGSTPLSPIRILSHIENIGSHLDYGKEEDAHEFLRCAIDTLQSSCLKEATSKISGSLNEETTLMGLTFGGYLRSKIKCMKCGGKSERNDRIMDLTVEIDGNICTLEEALRKFTSTEILDGENKYNCSRCKSYEKAKKKLTIIEAPNVLTIALKRFQSGKFGKLSKSIEFSEILNMAPFMSSTSDTSPIYRLYGVVVHLDIMNASFSGHYICYVKNIQNKWFKIDDSSVNAVELESVLTKGAYMLLYARCSPRAPKLIRNSMVPRDPRKPKNPSLKSRSHSTGLLDSPRTNHLNYQTGEGFYQTHPSFQRVSSVLEDDSSSDNSSSIFSEAASCSTESSTKDSMSADDYFDQIFGDFGHKLNSSWWNTSDSDTSSSSSSPSPLYTKNIPYSSSDHYVPGYNEENHCSADPAASAEDGRVWANQPGKSSNLDSLKGKGSTPILYSDKTKQCREVVDSNSDFSCSRCRATNLNSIGKINPLNNVKSGISHRRYSRGQSD; this is encoded by the exons ATGCTCGGGAGAGGCGATCTAGGGTTTGTGGCGGTGGTTGCGGCGGTTTTCGCGGTGATCGGGATTGTGATACGCCGGAAATGGAGGACTGCGGCGGCGAGGAGGCGGGAGGTGGAGCGGCTGTTGGTGTTCGCGGCGGAGGAGGCGGAGAGAGCGGAGTTGGAGGCTTCGGTGCAGTACGGAGCTGCGGTGGCGAAAGAGGAGAGTGTTTCGGAGAAGCTGGTGGATAGGAGTGAGTGTGCGCTTTGCTTTTCGGTGGCGACGAAGTTTTGTTCGCGGTGTAAAGCGGTTCGCTACTG CTCTGGAAAATGCCAAATAATTCACTGGAgacaaggtcacaaacaagaatGCCGTCCATATTCCATCGTTAAAAAGGGTAATGAAGAGAAATTTTCTTGTCAAAAGGAGTTCAATCAAGAAGAACCTAGGAATTATGGCGATAGCTATGAGTTAGACAAGAGTCAGTATGCTAAGCAAGTCGAAACATCTCCTGGAACTTATACAGATGTCGGTAGATCTGATCTTCTGCACAGTAAGGATGATATTGAGGGTGAAGGTCTTACAGTTGATGCGGGATCTAATTTGTCTGAGGGGAGTTCTGAACCGACTTGTACGTCCAGTAAAGCTTCGCTTGATGCTTCTGTTTACGATTCTGACGGATTAACTAGAATTCAGTCTGCCATCGATGTCTTGCTCAAGTCTGAGAGCGCATGTGTGGACATGGATCGAAATAGGTCACCATTTGCTGAGACATCATCCAATCTGAAAAAGTCGTCCATAAAGAGTGTTCAGTACAAACCAGATTCTAGTGATGGAGATAGTCATAGTTTCTCAAGCAGTACATCTGGTTGGAGTGTTGATGGTTCAAGTGATTCTCTTTCTGAACCGTATACCCCCTCCTCTGGTTTCTGGGAAGGAAATATCAACTCTAGGAGGTCTAGAAATGGTGCTAACTATGATGGCACTCAAtctattttaagtgattttggtGGAGATGTGATGTTAAGTCCTGTATCTTCTATGCGATATTCAGCTGACATGGCTAAAAGTCTTACCCGTGGCATGCCTCAACAAGGCTTCAACTCCAACACAATGATCTCTAATGGTGGTCCAAGTGCATCAAGGACCAAGAG AGATTCTGATACT GGATTGACATCCAGTACCAGTCGGGATGCAGGTCACATAGCGAACTTGTCAAAGGTCAGTGATGGTGTTCATGGGTTTGCCGGTTCTTCCTCAAAGTCGCCAATTAATTCTACAAGTGCCAGAAATGGTTTAAAGTCAACAATGTTAAAAGTTGTTGACCAGCTCAAACCCtctaaaatttcaaaaccttatTCGACGGGGTTAGATAGTGGGACTGTGGGAAAATACAATGTCAAG GGCCTGTTTTCGTACGAACTGTTTGTCAAGCTGTACAACTGGAATAAAGTTGACATGCAACCGTGTGGGCTCATAAATTGCGGCAACAG TTGTTATGCTAATGCTGTGCTCCAGTGCTTGGCTTTCACGCCACCTATCACTGCTTATCTTTTGCAACGACTCCATTCTAAAACAT GTCAAAATAAAGATTGGTGTTTTACCTGTGAATTCGAAAATTTAATCGTGAAGGCAAGGGAAGGCAGTACTCCACTATCTCCGATTAGAATACTCTCCCATATTGAAAACATCGGGAGTCATCTTGATTATGGGAAAGAGGAGGATGCACATGAGTTTCTAAG GTGTGCCATTGATACATTACAATCCTCTTGCCTCAAGGAAGCCACCTCAAAAATCTCAGGCTCTTTGAATGAAGAAACTACTCTTATGGGCCTTACATTTGGGGGTTACCTCCGGTCCAAG ATAAAATGCATGAAATGTGGTGGCAAATCTGAGCGCAATGACAGAATAATGGACCTTACTGTTGAAATAGATGGAAACATATGTACCCTAGAAGAGGCTCTACGAAAGTTTACAAGTACTGAAATTCTTGATGGAGAAAACAAGTATAATTGCAGCAG ATGCAAATCTTATGAGAAAGCTAAAAAGAAGTTGACCATAATAGAAGCTCCTAATGTCCTGACCATTGCGTTGAAGAGATTTCAG TCAGGCAAGTTTGGAAAACTTAGCAAATCCATTGAATTCTCAGAGATTCTGAACATGGCCCCATTTATGAGCTCAACAAGTGACACGTCTCCAATATACCGGCTTTATGGAGTTGTGGTTCACTTGGATATCATGAATGCATCGTTTTCTGGTCACTATATCTGCTATGTTAAAAATATTCAGAATAAATGGTTCAAGATTGATGATAGTTCG GTGAATGCTGTGGAACTCGAGAGCGTCTTGACAAAAGGAGCATACATGCTTTTGTATGCGAG GTGTTCTCCACGGGCCCCGAAGTTAATAAGAAACTCAATGGTACCTCGTGATCCAAGAAAACCGAAGAATCCATCATTGAAGTCAAGATCCCATTCCACCGGTCTACTTGATTCTCCCAGAactaatcatttaaattatcAGACCGGTGAAGGCTTCTATCAAACTCATCCGAGTTTTCAACGGGTTTCTTCTGTTctggaggatgattcttcaagTGACAATTCTTCCTCCATATTCTCTGAGGCTGCTTCATGCAGCACTGAAAGCAGCACTAAAGACTCAATGAGCGCTGATGACTACTTTGATCAAATATTTGGTGATTTTGGACACAAATTGAACAGCTCCTGGTGGAATACATCCGACTCGgacacttcatcttcttcatcatctcCCTCCCCTCTGTACACTAAAAACATACCATACAGCAGCTCAGATCATTATGTCCCCGGATACAATGAAGAAAACCACTGTTCAGCTGATCCAGCAGCATCAGCGGAGGATGGCCGCGTTTGGGCAAATCAACCAGGCAAGAGTAGCAACTTGGACAGCTTGAAAGGTAAAGGAAGCACCCCCATTTTGTATTCTGACAAGACTAAACAATGTAGAGAAGTAGTAGATAGTAATAGTGATTTTAGCTGTAGTAGATGTAGAGCAACTAACTTGAACAGCATAGGAAAGATCAATCCCTTGAACAATGTTAAATCTGGGATATCTCACAGAAGGTATAGTAGAGGACAGTCAGATTAA